The Flavobacterium sp. 140616W15 sequence ACTACAATACGTCCAATGTCTTGTAAATTTTTTACCAAACCAATGCCACGTACCACATAGGCTTGGTCGCCACGATTGATGACACTTCCACCAACATTGGCGTTGTTTTTCTCGATAGTTTCGGTTACTTCACTTAATGATAACCCATATTGCTCTATTTTTCGAGGATCTAATTCAACTTGATATTGTGTTGTAATACCTCCAAAATTGGTTACATCGGCTACTCCAGAAATTTGCTTTATTCTTGGAATAATGGTGTATTCCTGCAATTCACTTAAAGCTCTTAAATCATGATTTTTGCTTTCGATGATATAGCGATATATTTCGCCTGTAGGTGAGGTAAGTGGATCTAAACCAGGAATTGCTCCATACGGTAATTCGACATCGTTTAAGCGTTCCTGAATTCTTGCTCGGGCAAAATAATCATCTACACCATCATCAAAAACAATTGTTACCATTGATAATCCAAAGGTGCTTTTGCTTCGCATTACATGCATACCCGGCAAACCATTTATAGCACGTTCTATCGGAATAGTGATTTGTTGTTCTATCTCTTCGGCTGCTAAACCTGAGACTTGTGTTACTACTTGCGAGGTTACATCGCCAATATCTGGATAGGCTTCTACCGAAAGCTTTGTCCATGAATAATAGCCAAATACTGAAAGAAGTAAAAATAACGTCAGAATTAACCAGCGTTTTGCTATTGTTGTTTGAAATATATTTTGTTTCATTTTTTTTCTTGTTAAGAGTCAGAGTTGCAAAGGTTCAAAGGCTCAGAGGTTCAAAGGTTCAGAGCGAGCTTGAAAGATGGTAATTGTTTGATAGTAAGTGTTTTATTATTGATTTCTCGTTTTGTTTGTCATTTCGGTGAAGGAGACCCGAGCGATAGCAAACAGACGTAGTAAATCTCATCAAGTAGCTCGACAATGATTATGGAGTTTCTCGCGAAGATTTCTCCTTCGTCGAAATGACAATATTGAGAAAAACCTTTGTCCCTTTGCCACTCAGAACCTCTTTGTTTTTACTTCGCTTCAAGTAGATAAAAAGCCCCTTCGCTTATGATTATTTCATTTGCTTTTAGTCCAGATAGTATTGCTATTTTTCCGTTGCTGGAAATTCCCGTTTCTACATAACGTCTAACATATTTTCCTTTTTCTAGTTGAACAAGTACAAAACTGCTGTCGTTATATTGTAAGACTGCTTTGGCAGGAACAAACAGTGTATTTTCGGGAGTGTCTATGAATTTTACAGTTACATACATACCCGGTTTTAGTGTATGGTCTTCATTAGTGCATTCTATTAAGACTTGTACGCTTCGTGTATCCTCATCAACTATTTCATTGACATGGTAAATTTTTCCAGTAATTTTTTTATCAGGATAGGAAGCTAGCTGAATCTCGGCACCATCTAGTTTCTTAATAAAACGAACGTCTTTTTCTTTAACCTGCCCGGCAATCCATACCTTTTTTAAATCGGCTACTATAGCTTTAGGCGAGTCATCTTCTTTGATGTATTGTCCTAATACGACTTCATTTGTTATTACTTCTCCAGCAACAGGAGAGGTGATAATAAGTGGTTGACCAAAAACAAGCTTGTTTACATTTACTCCAAATATTTTTAAGCTTGCAATTGCATTTTGGTATTCTTTTTCATTGATTTCAAAGTTTGTTTCTGCTTCTTCCAGATCTTTTTGAGATCCTACACCATTAGTTTTTAAATCCTGCTGACGTTTTAGAGAAAGTTTAGCGATTTGAAAAGTTGATTTTGCCTGAAAGAAGTTTTTTTGTGCATCAATAAAATCTGGTGAGACCATTTCAAAAAGTGGTGTTCCTACCTGAGTTTTCATCCCTAGTTTTAAATACACTTTGGTAACTCTTCCAGAAAATGGAGGAGCAATTTCGGCATAAAAGTTAGGAATCGCTTTTACAGTACCTGCTGTTATTAATTCTAATTGAAACGGCTCATTTGTAACCGTTTCTAATTTTAATTTCGGACTAATTGTAGATGTCGCAGGAACTACAATGGTATCATTTTGCAAAGTGTAATTTTGTTTATCTGTCGTTTCTTCTTTACCACCGCAAGCTGTTAAAGCTGTTGCAGTAATTAGCGTTACTAAAAGGTTTCGGTATTGCTTTTTTTGATTGATGATTCTTGGTGTGTCGAATCTGTAATTGTTTTTAGTATTTAGTTTCATGTTGTTTTAATATTATAACCATTGATTAAATTTTTTAATAAACCATGTCTTAACATATTGTGTTAATAAGCAATAGCAAGTCAGTATTCCAAATAACCAAGGGAAATAGCTTAAAGGGAGCGGTTGCATTTTTAACATCGGTGCTAATGGCGAGAACGGAATAGCGATACCTACAAGCATTATTATTGTTGTTAATGCCAATACTGGTGCTGTAGCCCAACTTTGTATGAATGGAATTTTTTTAGTCCGTATCATATGTATAATTAATGTTTGAGAAAGTAAACCTTCTATAAACCAGCCTGTTTGAAAGAACGATTGCAGCTCTGGACTATTGGCTTTGAAATAGAAGAACATCAAAGCAAATGTTGCAAAGTCAAAAATGGAACTGATTGGACCAATAAAAAACATAAAACGCTGTATGCTAGAAGCATCCCATTTTTTTGGTTCCTTTAAGAAATCTTCATCCATTTTGTCCCAAGGAATGGTTGTTTGTGATATATCGTATAATAGATTTTGTGTTAATAATTGTACAGGAAGCATTGGTAAGAAGGGTAGGAAGGCACTTGCACCTAGCATACTAAACATATTTCCGAAGTTACTGCTGGCTGTCATTTTTATGTATTTAATGATATTTCCAAAGGTTCTTCGTCCGTAAATAACTCCTTTACGCAGCACCATTAAATCTTTTTCTAATAGTATTATATCGGCGCTTTCTTTGGCAATATCTACGGCAGTATCTACACTTATACCTACATCTGCTTCTTTAAGAGCTGCTGCATCATTGATACCATCACCCATAAAGCCAACAGTATGTCCTTTTGCTCGTAATGCTTTTACAACTCTTACTTTCTGTAAAGGACTTAGCTTCGCAAAAATCGAAACGTCATCTATTCTTTGAGTTAGTTCTTCTTCTGTCATAGATTCCAACTCGGTACCTAACACAATATTTTTTACAGGAATACCAACATCATTGCATATCTTTTTAGTGACGATTTCATTATCACCTGTTACAACTTTAACGGTTACTCCTAATTCCTGAAGCGCTGCTATGCTTGGTTGTGCCGATGGTTTTGCTGGATCAAGAAAACCAATAAAGCCAGTTAGCGTAAGTTGCAGTTCATCATCTACAGAATAGGTAAGCGGATGTTTTCCGTCAAATTCCCTAATGGCAACTAACAATACTCTTAATCCCTCTTCATTCATTTTTTTGGAGGTCTGCAAAACTTTGTTTCGCATTTTCTCATCCATCAGTATTATTTTGTCATTCTCAAGATGTAACTCTTTGTTTTCGCCTGGATCGAAGCTATGAGAGCACAAATCCAGAATTTCTTCGACTGCTCCTTTACAAATTAATAAGTGATTCCCGTTTCGCATTTTAAGAATAACCGACATACGTCTGCGTTCAAAATCAAAAGGGATTTCATCTACTTTCATAAAGTGTTCTTCTACTTTTAGATAATCATGTAGCTCAATATGTTCCAGAACGGCTTTGTCGAGTATGTTTTTTAATCCTGTTTGATGAAAACTATTGAGATAAGCCCATTTTAATACTTCATCATCTTCGTCACCGTAAGCATTTAAATGTTTTTCTAAAACAATTTTATCTAATGTTAGCGTACCAGTTTTGTCGGTACAAAGAATATCCATCGCACCAATATTTTGGATAGCGTTTAATCGTTTTACGATTACTTTATGTTTACTCATATTCATTGCACCCTTAGCAAGATTGGCAGTTACAATCATTGGTAGCATTTCGGGAGTTAAACCTACTGCTACAGCTATTGCAAACAAAAGAGCCTGCATCCAGTCTCCTTTTAAAAATCCATTGATTAAAAAGATGATAGGAACCATAACGAGCATAAAACGAATAAGTAAGTAGCTTACTTTGTTTATGCCTATGTCAAAAGAGGTTTCGGGTCTATTTCCTGTAATAGTTTTGCTAATGCTTCCAAAATAGGTGCGATTTCCAGTAACAACAACTATTGCCTTGGCAGTACCACTAACAACATTGGTTCCCATAAAACAAAGATTGTTGAGCTCTATAGGCTGTTTTGTATCTGCATCACGTATCGGGAGGGCATTTTTTTCTACAGGCAGTGCTTCACCAGTAAGCATAGATTCACTCACAAATAGATCTTTACATTTCATGATACGGCAGTCTGCTGGTATCATATCTCCTGCTGACAAAAAGAGAATGTCTCCGGGAACTAGCTCTGTCATAGCTATTTCTCTTTTGCCAATGAATTTTCTTAAAACGGTAGCGGTAGTTTTTACCATACTTTTCAATTTCTCAGCAGCCTGATTGCTTCTGTATTCTTGAAAAAATCGTAGTAATGCACTAAAGAGAACCATTCCGGCTACCATGATTACAGTCTTATAATCACTTTCACCTGGTTCAGCCATCCAGATATCAACAATAAATGAGATTATGGCAATAACGAGCAGTATAAAAATAAATGGGTTTATAAATGCTTTAATCAACTGACTTAACCATGAAGGAGCTTTATCGTGCTGTACTTCATTCAAACCAAATTTTTTAAGACGTTCATCAGAGGTTAGTTTTGTAAGTCCAATTTCAGAGCTTTCTAACATTGCATAAACAAAATTATGGTCGTTTCTGGAAGCATTACGTAATTTAGTTGTAGTGCCTTCATTCATTCCATTGCTATTGGTTAAGGAATAAAAAGGATGCTTTATTTTATCTTTTACGCTCATTTTAGTGGTTTTAAGTATAGATTAAAAAAAATTCAGATTACTCATTATAAATAGTATCAATTTCTAATGCGTTTATCGATGTGGACAGTTAGGATTATAGTTCAGTTTGAGTTCCCATAATTTCCCAGCTCACCTTCATGACTTTTTCTTCAATGGTCAATCGGCTGGCTACTTTTTCCATTAAACTATCCTGTGGCGTAATTGCTTTTATTTCGGCTGTTATAAGAGCTATTGATGGATTATCACCATCATCGCTTGTTAATGATTTTAATAATATTGTTTCTTCATTGCCTAAACTTTGCATTAACATTACCCGAAGATGGTTTTCGACTTCTGCCTTGCATTTTATAGTAAATAGGTAATCGGTAGGAGTATTAAGAGACTTTATAGATTGCAAACGGTTCAGTTTTAAACCTACAGGACGAAGCAGTAAATGTGTAATCATTACAGCAATACTTACGATTATGGCTTCTGTAAATAAACCTATGCCTACAAGTGTACCTACCGCTGCTGAGCACCAAATGGTTGCTGCTGTATTTAATCCCTGTACACTTAGTCCGTCTTTCATGATTACTCCAGCTCCCAGAAAACCGATTCCTGAGACAATTTGTGCGGCAACTCTGCTAGGATCTGCACCATCACCCAAAGAAACAGAGAGTAGTATAAAAGCAGTAGATCCTAATGAAACTAATGTATTTGTACGCAGCCCAGCATTTTTTTGTCGCCATTGACGTTCAATACCTATTGCTGCTCCCAGCAGTGATGCAAGTACTATACGTGTTGTGAATTCATAAGTTGTAATCATAATAAACCTCCTTTTCTTTTTAATTGATTTAACACATAGATCCATAATTCACATAGTCTTTAAAAGATGTTTTATTCAAAAAAAATCACATAAGGCTGTGCGAAAAAAATATAATTTTCTAGAACCACCTTAAATTATAATTTGATGTCTCTATGTGCTAAATACTATTTGCCAATTCTAATTGGCGTTATTATTATCTATTTTAGGAATAAGAGAATTGCGTTAATGATTATAGTACTCCTAATAGTTTGAATTGATTGATAAACAAGTAATTCGTAACCATGGCGCAAAATTAGTGTGGCTCTCTAGAAAATGCCGTTAGAGATGTTTTAGAAAAAATTAGAATTTTATTAGAAAGGAGATGGTCAAAAAAGTTTAATCAAAGACATTGGGTGTTTAATAATCTGGTACATTGTAAGTTAATGTGATAAATAAACTAAGAGTTACTTTATCTTTAAAAGCCCTTTATATCATGAAAAATGAGCAAAGGTTTTTTTGTTTTTAAAAAGTAAGAAGAAAAATCTAAAAAGCATGCTACCGTCTTTTAAGTGTTAACGAGTTCACAAATAAAGGCTTTTTATTTATTCTGAGTAGATGTGCGTAGCCTGATAGTATTACTTATTGTAAGGATAGTGATAGTTTTGTACCCTGTAGTCATGAGATAGTATAAACCTGTCTGTTTTTCAAACTAGAGCTACAATTGTTTTATCCCCCCAGTGATTTACTCTTTTGAAGAGTAAATTGTTGATTTTAATTTTAAGTTCATGAAAAAATATATTTTTCTCTTTGTTCTTGCCTTTATTGGTTATAGTTCATATGCTCAAATAGGAATAGGAACAAAAACTCCAGATGAGTCATCGGCTTTAGATGTTAAACTGCCTAATAAAGGAGTTTTACTTTCGCGTGTGTCACTTACAAGCACTACAGATGTTACTACAATACCCTCAGCTGCAAATTCTTTAACAGTTTATAATACGGCAACTGCTGGCGATGTTATGCCAGGGTATTATTACTGGAATACAACTGCTTCAAAATGGATTCGCTTAATGGATTCAAGTTCAGGAGGATGGGGGCTAAAAGGGAATTCAGCAACCAATCCTGCTACTGATTTTATAGGAACTACAGATGATAACAATATTATATTTAAACGTAACAAAGTACAAATAGGGATGTTGGCTCAAACAAATATTTCATTTGGAGAACAAGCTTTACAGAATGTAAGAGCAGGAATTAGGAATGTTGGTATTGGTTCTAATGCGCTTAATAGGAATAGTTCAGGAAATAGTAATACGGCGTTAGGGTACTACGCATTAAATTCAAATAGTACTTCATTCAATACTGGAATAGGAAGCTTGGCATTAAGTAGTGTAATCTCAGGCGAATCTAATACAGCAGTAGGTAGTAATTCTTCCTTAAAAATCGTAAAAGGTCGGATGAATACCAGTGTTGGGTATAATTCATTGTATAGTGGAGTTGAAGCTATTGCCAATACCGCTATTGGAAGTGACGCTGGATACAATATTATTAGTGGCTATAACAATACGGCTATTGGATATAATGCGTTATTTGATAATACCAATGGAAACACTAATACAGCAATAGGAAATAGAGCATTGTTAAATCTAAAAGCGACTGGTGCCTATATATCTGACGATAATGTAGGTGTGGGGAGCAATGCGGGAACTATGCTTACTTCAGGAAATAAAAATATTTTTTTAGGATCAGATACCAAACCGACCAATACAGCAGGAAGTTACCAACTGAACATCGGGAATAGCATTTATGGAGTGAATATAAATAGATCGGGAGTAAATGCCAGTATTGGAATTAATGTTCCAGCACCAGACAATTCGGCTGTATTAGAATTAAGTGCCACAAATAAAGGCTTTCTTCCTCCGCGTATTACCTTAAAATCAACGACAGATAACACAACTATTACCAATCCAGCGGCTGGTTTGCTAGTTTATAATACAGCTGCTGATGGAACTGGAATGACAACTGTGGCTCCAGGTTATTACTATTGGAATGGCACTAAATGGAGTATTCTGGCATCATCAGACAATGCCTGGAACACATCTGGTAACTCGGGTACAAGTTCTGAAACTAATTTTATAGGGACTACAGATAATGCTGATGTAGTGTTTAAAAGAGGGAATGTATCTGCTGGTCTATTAGCACTTCAGACTTATAATACTTCACTTGGGGTGAATTCGTATAAAGGTACTCCTTCAGGGAGCTATTCTGGACGCTGGAATACAGCCATTGGGTACAATAGTCTTCATGGTAATACTTCTGGGGAAGTATCAGGACATGACAATGTTGCTGTAGGTTCAAATAGTTTATCGTTAAATTATGAAGGTACGCAAAATGTAGCTATTGGATCAGAGGTGTTAAAAAATAATACAAAAGGTAGTGATAATACAGCAATTGGTTTTCAGGCCCTAGCAGTAAATAATACAGGAAATAATAATGTAGCGAACGGAGTGCTTGCACTTAGTAAGAATATATCAAGTAATAATGTAGCTATGGGACATAGTGCACTTTTTAATAATGTTTCAGGATCTGGAAATACAGCTATCGGCTATAATTCTGGGACTGCTTCAGATAATCTTACCAATACAACCACAATTGGAAATGGGGCAAGGGTAAGTTCATCCAATACCATACAATTAGGAAATGCAGCAATTACAACAATAGCAGGTCAGGTGCCATTTACAACAACGTCTGATAGACGATTAAAAGAAGATATCAAAACGATACCATTAGGATTAGATTTTGTAAATAAACTCCATCCCGTAGAATACGTCCGTAAAAATAATGAACTAAAAACAAAAGAATGGGGGTAATCGCTCAGGAATTACAGCAAACACTTGAAGCAGTAAACTACAAGGATGCTGGGATTGTGCAGGAAGACAATAGTGCAGATAAGATGCTCTCCGTTCGTTATACCGATTTAATTGCACCAATGATTAAAGCCATGCAAGAATTGTCTGCAGAAAATAAAGAATTGAAACAAAGAATTGAAGTGTTAGAAAATAAGAGATGAGAGATCGAAATATTATGATAAAAAGTCTTTCCTCATTTTTTATTAATGCAAGTTTTTTTTGTTTTACGTAAATTGCTGTTTAACTGCGCGTTAATAAAATCATAAATCAAAGATTCTTTCTTATGTGAGTAGATGTGCGTAGGTACTTATCGCTACTTGTTGATAGAATAGGGTTATGTTTGCGCGCCAGTATGATTAAGTATACTACTACTCTCCAATAAAAAATTATAATTATCACCCATTGTATCATAATGCCTTAACTAATTTCTTTTTTAGTTAAGGTATAGTTTTATTTTTTAAAATTTATGAAAAAGTATATTATACTCTTAGCTTTTATCGGATATAATTCCTATGCTCAAACAGGAATAGGAACAAAAGCTCCTGATGCCTCATCGGCTTTAGATGTTAAACTCCCTAATAAAGGGGTTTTGTTATCGCGAGTAGCACTTACAGGAACTACAGATACCGTAACAATACCTTCGGCCGCAAATTCTTTAACAGTTTACAATACGGCAACCACTAACGATGTAACTCCGGGATATTATTACTGGAACACTGCAAACAAAAAATGGATACGGTTACTAGATTCGAATTGGGAAGGCTGGGGATTAAAAGGAAACTCCGGAACTGATCCAGGTACTAATTTTATAGGTACTACAGACAATAAAGATTTAATTTTTAAAAGAAGTAATATACAAGCCGGTAGGTTAGGAGATTCGAATACCTCTTTTGGAAAAAGTTCACTAATGAATTCTATAGGTATTAATAACACTGCTATAGGAAGTAAAGCTCTCGAACTGAATATAGGTATTTATAATACAGCTGTCGGTTTCGGCGCGTTACAAAAGAACACAAATGGAGCTGGTAACACCGCTTTTGGAGCCATGGCTCTTGAAAAATTAGCTGATGGAGGTTATAATACAGGAATAGGAAAGTCGTCACTAGCTAGACTTACGAAAGGGATTCATAATGTGGCCTTGGGAGCGTTAACACTTGGTCAGATTACAGCTGGAAACTATAATATTGCTATTGGTAGTGGTGCTGGTTTTGCCTTTATGAATGGAGACAACTCAGATGGATTTAATACAATAGTTGGGTCTTATGATAATCATTTAATCCAAGGATTTTATGGTGGTAAAAATAATACGATATTAGGTTCTCGAATAAGGTATCCGTCAAATACTTCATTTTCTAATAACATTATCATAGCCGATGGCGAAGGCAATCGCCGTATTAATGTAAATGAACTTGGTAATGTAGGATTAGGAACTAATTCTCCGCATCAAGCGGCAGCATTAGAAATAAACAGTACTAATAAAGGAGTGCTTTTGCCCAGAGTTGCCCTTACATCGGCTACAGCTACAGCACCTTTAAGTGCAGTGACAGCAGGAATGATAGTTTATAATACTGCTACTGCAGGAATAGCTCCAAACAACGTAACTCCTGGACAATATTATCATAACGGATCCCAATGGGTAAGAGTAATGGATTCTTTTTCAGGATGGAGTTTAACGGGAAATACAGGTACGGTTCCAGGTACTAATTTCATAGGGACTACAGATAATAACGATTTAATTTTTAAGAGATATAATACCCAAGCAGGTAGGCTAGGAGCTACAAACACTTCTTTTGGGCAGAGTTCGTTAATTAATCCTCCTATTAATGAATGGGCAGGTAATTATAATACAGCTATAGGTAATAAAGTTCTTGAAAAAAATACTTCAGGTAATTTTAATACTGCTACGGGTTTTGGGGCATTGCAAAATAATACAATCAATAATTCTAATAGTGCTTTTGGCTATTCGGCGATGGAAAATAATACTACAGG is a genomic window containing:
- a CDS encoding efflux RND transporter periplasmic adaptor subunit yields the protein MKLNTKNNYRFDTPRIINQKKQYRNLLVTLITATALTACGGKEETTDKQNYTLQNDTIVVPATSTISPKLKLETVTNEPFQLELITAGTVKAIPNFYAEIAPPFSGRVTKVYLKLGMKTQVGTPLFEMVSPDFIDAQKNFFQAKSTFQIAKLSLKRQQDLKTNGVGSQKDLEEAETNFEINEKEYQNAIASLKIFGVNVNKLVFGQPLIITSPVAGEVITNEVVLGQYIKEDDSPKAIVADLKKVWIAGQVKEKDVRFIKKLDGAEIQLASYPDKKITGKIYHVNEIVDEDTRSVQVLIECTNEDHTLKPGMYVTVKFIDTPENTLFVPAKAVLQYNDSSFVLVQLEKGKYVRRYVETGISSNGKIAILSGLKANEIIISEGAFYLLEAK
- the mgtA gene encoding magnesium-translocating P-type ATPase codes for the protein MSVKDKIKHPFYSLTNSNGMNEGTTTKLRNASRNDHNFVYAMLESSEIGLTKLTSDERLKKFGLNEVQHDKAPSWLSQLIKAFINPFIFILLVIAIISFIVDIWMAEPGESDYKTVIMVAGMVLFSALLRFFQEYRSNQAAEKLKSMVKTTATVLRKFIGKREIAMTELVPGDILFLSAGDMIPADCRIMKCKDLFVSESMLTGEALPVEKNALPIRDADTKQPIELNNLCFMGTNVVSGTAKAIVVVTGNRTYFGSISKTITGNRPETSFDIGINKVSYLLIRFMLVMVPIIFLINGFLKGDWMQALLFAIAVAVGLTPEMLPMIVTANLAKGAMNMSKHKVIVKRLNAIQNIGAMDILCTDKTGTLTLDKIVLEKHLNAYGDEDDEVLKWAYLNSFHQTGLKNILDKAVLEHIELHDYLKVEEHFMKVDEIPFDFERRRMSVILKMRNGNHLLICKGAVEEILDLCSHSFDPGENKELHLENDKIILMDEKMRNKVLQTSKKMNEEGLRVLLVAIREFDGKHPLTYSVDDELQLTLTGFIGFLDPAKPSAQPSIAALQELGVTVKVVTGDNEIVTKKICNDVGIPVKNIVLGTELESMTEEELTQRIDDVSIFAKLSPLQKVRVVKALRAKGHTVGFMGDGINDAAALKEADVGISVDTAVDIAKESADIILLEKDLMVLRKGVIYGRRTFGNIIKYIKMTASSNFGNMFSMLGASAFLPFLPMLPVQLLTQNLLYDISQTTIPWDKMDEDFLKEPKKWDASSIQRFMFFIGPISSIFDFATFALMFFYFKANSPELQSFFQTGWFIEGLLSQTLIIHMIRTKKIPFIQSWATAPVLALTTIIMLVGIAIPFSPLAPMLKMQPLPLSYFPWLFGILTCYCLLTQYVKTWFIKKFNQWL
- a CDS encoding MgtC/SapB family protein; amino-acid sequence: MITTYEFTTRIVLASLLGAAIGIERQWRQKNAGLRTNTLVSLGSTAFILLSVSLGDGADPSRVAAQIVSGIGFLGAGVIMKDGLSVQGLNTAATIWCSAAVGTLVGIGLFTEAIIVSIAVMITHLLLRPVGLKLNRLQSIKSLNTPTDYLFTIKCKAEVENHLRVMLMQSLGNEETILLKSLTSDDGDNPSIALITAEIKAITPQDSLMEKVASRLTIEEKVMKVSWEIMGTQTEL
- a CDS encoding tail fiber domain-containing protein — translated: MKKYIFLFVLAFIGYSSYAQIGIGTKTPDESSALDVKLPNKGVLLSRVSLTSTTDVTTIPSAANSLTVYNTATAGDVMPGYYYWNTTASKWIRLMDSSSGGWGLKGNSATNPATDFIGTTDDNNIIFKRNKVQIGMLAQTNISFGEQALQNVRAGIRNVGIGSNALNRNSSGNSNTALGYYALNSNSTSFNTGIGSLALSSVISGESNTAVGSNSSLKIVKGRMNTSVGYNSLYSGVEAIANTAIGSDAGYNIISGYNNTAIGYNALFDNTNGNTNTAIGNRALLNLKATGAYISDDNVGVGSNAGTMLTSGNKNIFLGSDTKPTNTAGSYQLNIGNSIYGVNINRSGVNASIGINVPAPDNSAVLELSATNKGFLPPRITLKSTTDNTTITNPAAGLLVYNTAADGTGMTTVAPGYYYWNGTKWSILASSDNAWNTSGNSGTSSETNFIGTTDNADVVFKRGNVSAGLLALQTYNTSLGVNSYKGTPSGSYSGRWNTAIGYNSLHGNTSGEVSGHDNVAVGSNSLSLNYEGTQNVAIGSEVLKNNTKGSDNTAIGFQALAVNNTGNNNVANGVLALSKNISSNNVAMGHSALFNNVSGSGNTAIGYNSGTASDNLTNTTTIGNGARVSSSNTIQLGNAAITTIAGQVPFTTTSDRRLKEDIKTIPLGLDFVNKLHPVEYVRKNNELKTKEWG